The Peribacillus sp. FSL P2-0133 genome has a segment encoding these proteins:
- a CDS encoding DUF1405 domain-containing protein, with protein sequence MNVIYSWLANRQMLALLLLINIFGTAYGYYWYGSQLENTPAIFLAFVPDSPTASLFFVFVLVGFLLRRNFGLMEALAIMTLFKYGIWAVVMNLMTLVTTGSLPWEGYMLMASHLGMAIQGVLYAPFYRIKPWHMIVAGIWTIHNDIIDYVFEMMPIYRDLLVYMNSIGYFTFWLSILSIFVGWYFGYRNKRITLSFIP encoded by the coding sequence ATGAATGTTATTTACAGTTGGCTTGCAAATCGGCAAATGCTCGCTTTGTTATTATTAATAAATATATTCGGAACTGCCTATGGATATTATTGGTACGGTAGTCAATTGGAAAACACTCCGGCGATTTTTTTGGCATTTGTACCGGATAGCCCGACTGCCAGCCTGTTTTTTGTATTTGTTTTAGTTGGTTTCCTATTAAGAAGGAATTTCGGACTTATGGAAGCATTGGCGATAATGACACTATTCAAATATGGCATATGGGCAGTTGTAATGAATTTGATGACCTTGGTGACAACAGGTTCATTGCCGTGGGAAGGTTATATGTTAATGGCTTCTCATTTAGGGATGGCGATTCAAGGTGTATTATATGCACCATTTTATCGAATAAAACCTTGGCATATGATAGTGGCAGGGATTTGGACCATACATAATGACATTATCGATTATGTTTTTGAAATGATGCCAATATACCGTGATTTATTGGTATATATGAATTCGATAGGCTATTTCACTTTTTGGCTCAGCATACTTTCCATTTTTGTCGGCTGGTACTTTGGATATAGAAATAAGCGAATCACCCTATCCTTCATCCCTTAA
- a CDS encoding menaquinol-cytochrome c reductase cytochrome b/c subunit — MHRGKGMKFVGDSRISADRKPNIPKDYSEYPGKTEAFWPNFLLKEWMVGAVFLVGYLCLTIAHPSPLERIADPTDTGYIPLPDWYFLFLYQLLKYTYASGPYNAIGSMVIPGLAFGALLLAPFLDRGPERSPAKRPFAVGFMLLAMAGVFYLTWESAAHHDWEASKKQGAIVEGADIDKESDGYKLMDSNGCISCHGAELTGGAGAPSLIDTGLKPEEISKIAVKGQGNMPAGMFKGTDEELKTLAEFVSGLSTK; from the coding sequence ATGCATCGTGGGAAAGGTATGAAATTCGTAGGTGACTCGCGTATCTCCGCGGACCGTAAACCGAATATTCCGAAAGATTATTCAGAATATCCTGGGAAAACTGAAGCATTTTGGCCTAATTTCCTTTTAAAAGAATGGATGGTAGGAGCTGTATTTCTTGTAGGTTATCTTTGCCTGACAATCGCACATCCGTCACCATTGGAAAGGATAGCAGATCCAACAGATACAGGGTACATTCCGCTGCCGGACTGGTATTTCCTATTCCTTTACCAATTACTTAAGTATACTTATGCTTCAGGTCCTTATAATGCAATCGGGTCCATGGTAATACCTGGTTTGGCTTTCGGGGCATTGCTCTTGGCACCTTTTCTAGATCGTGGTCCAGAGCGGAGCCCGGCGAAACGTCCTTTTGCTGTAGGCTTCATGTTATTGGCAATGGCCGGCGTTTTCTATTTAACATGGGAGTCCGCAGCCCATCACGATTGGGAAGCTTCCAAGAAGCAAGGAGCAATCGTTGAAGGTGCAGACATTGATAAAGAGAGCGATGGGTATAAATTGATGGATTCTAATGGCTGTATCAGCTGTCATGGAGCAGAATTAACTGGTGGAGCAGGAGCACCAAGCTTAATTGACACTGGTTTAAAACCAGAAGAAATCTCTAAGATCGCAGTCAAAGGCCAGGGTAACATGCCAGCTGGCATGTTCAAAGGTACAGATGAAGAATTGAAAACATTAGCTGAATTTGTATCAGGTTTATCGACAAAATAA
- a CDS encoding cytochrome b6, translated as MLTKLYDWVDERLDITPLWRDIADHEVPEHVNPAHHFSAFVYCFGGLTFFITVIQILSGMFLTMYYVPDIKNAWESVYYLQNEVAFGQIVRGMHHWGASLVIVMMFLHTLRVFFQGAYKKPRELNWMVGVLIFFIMLALGLTGYLLPWDMKALFATKVTLTIVESVPLMGPALKTLIAGDPTIVGAQTLTRFFAIHVFFLPAALFALLAAHFLMIRKQGISGPL; from the coding sequence TTGCTAACAAAGTTATATGACTGGGTGGACGAGCGTTTAGACATTACGCCATTATGGCGGGATATTGCTGACCATGAGGTTCCTGAACATGTTAACCCCGCACATCATTTTTCTGCATTCGTATATTGTTTTGGTGGGTTAACTTTCTTTATTACGGTCATCCAAATCTTGTCAGGCATGTTCTTGACGATGTACTATGTCCCGGACATTAAAAACGCTTGGGAATCTGTTTATTATTTGCAAAACGAAGTTGCCTTCGGTCAAATTGTCCGTGGTATGCATCACTGGGGAGCAAGTCTAGTTATCGTTATGATGTTTTTACATACTCTTCGTGTCTTCTTCCAGGGAGCTTACAAAAAACCGCGTGAATTGAACTGGATGGTCGGCGTATTGATTTTCTTCATCATGCTGGCATTAGGCTTGACTGGTTATTTATTGCCATGGGATATGAAAGCGCTATTCGCAACGAAGGTTACTTTGACAATTGTCGAATCGGTACCATTGATGGGACCGGCACTCAAGACATTGATAGCAGGAGATCCAACCATCGTTGGAGCACAGACATTGACACGATTCTTTGCAATTCATGTATTCTTCCTGCCAGCAGCATTATTTGCTTTACTAGCGGCTCATTTCCTGATGATCCGAAAACAAGGTATTTCAGGTCCACTATAA
- a CDS encoding ubiquinol-cytochrome c reductase iron-sulfur subunit, with amino-acid sequence MSKHNVSRRQFLNYTLTGVGGFMAAGMLMPMVRFAIDPVLSADKGGDYVATKQKVSELTTEPTRVDFSFKQVDGWYESEETNTAWVYKTDDGKIVALSPICKHLGCTVGWNTDKTNPNQFFCPCHYGRYTKDGMNVKGTPPVSPLDVFDTKEKDGILYLGQLKPHGEA; translated from the coding sequence ATGAGCAAGCATAATGTTTCACGACGTCAATTCCTTAATTACACACTTACTGGCGTTGGTGGATTTATGGCGGCCGGTATGTTGATGCCTATGGTTAGGTTTGCAATTGATCCTGTATTATCAGCTGATAAAGGCGGGGATTACGTTGCAACTAAACAGAAGGTAAGTGAACTGACTACCGAACCAACCCGTGTCGACTTTAGTTTTAAACAGGTCGATGGGTGGTATGAGTCTGAAGAAACAAATACAGCATGGGTTTACAAAACGGATGATGGTAAGATCGTTGCTTTATCTCCAATCTGTAAACATTTAGGCTGTACGGTAGGTTGGAATACGGATAAGACTAATCCGAATCAATTTTTCTGTCCTTGCCATTATGGCAGGTATACGAAAGATGGGATGAATGTGAAAGGGACACCGCCGGTTTCACCATTGGATGTCTTTGACACGAAAGAAAAAGACGGAATACTTTATTTGGGTCAACTAAAACCGCATGGGGAGGCGTAA
- a CDS encoding YpiF family protein: MKWTAKDLDMYMQSKEYVDTVLIPLVPLSFKGQMKQSGSMNEFLTILSLEIEKQMKGRILLLPTFHYISDEMDKVERLKRWANEVKENDFEHVFFLTSDFEWKKEERELENNLVWIPAIPLDGLEIEQAREMINQQVLQILDIFSYNWKNEKK; encoded by the coding sequence ATGAAGTGGACAGCAAAAGATCTTGACATGTATATGCAGTCAAAAGAGTATGTGGATACCGTTTTGATTCCTTTGGTTCCCCTATCTTTTAAAGGTCAAATGAAGCAATCGGGCTCAATGAATGAATTTCTTACCATTTTAAGCTTGGAAATTGAAAAGCAGATGAAAGGAAGAATTCTTTTATTGCCAACATTTCATTATATAAGTGATGAAATGGATAAGGTTGAGCGGTTAAAGCGTTGGGCCAATGAAGTGAAAGAAAATGATTTCGAGCATGTTTTTTTTCTTACATCGGATTTTGAGTGGAAAAAGGAAGAGCGGGAATTAGAAAATAATTTAGTATGGATTCCAGCCATCCCCCTCGATGGGCTTGAAATTGAACAAGCAAGGGAAATGATTAACCAGCAAGTTCTCCAAATCCTTGATATTTTCTCTTATAATTGGAAAAATGAAAAAAAGTAG
- a CDS encoding ReoY family proteolytic degradation factor has protein sequence MVAAPVSVNEKKDFIRWFLNHYQLKRRECVWILNYLMSHDQLMKKVHFVENAQYCPRGLIMSTHCVDEVPFRFYKSNIMTTDAEKSFHDIRLNRDEDIYIQLNFKSSYSSYQYAAVLEHNPFMPKSTASNEKDQLLAEQFLERSMLYFQRDRLLKEIDEALDKHDEQAFKNLTEQLNQLKVLG, from the coding sequence ATGGTGGCTGCCCCTGTTTCTGTGAATGAGAAGAAGGATTTTATTCGGTGGTTTTTAAATCATTATCAATTGAAACGAAGAGAATGCGTATGGATATTGAATTACTTAATGAGTCATGATCAATTAATGAAAAAGGTTCATTTTGTAGAAAATGCACAATATTGCCCACGTGGACTGATCATGTCGACACATTGTGTGGATGAAGTCCCTTTCAGGTTCTATAAGTCCAATATCATGACGACCGATGCAGAGAAATCTTTTCATGATATCCGTTTAAATCGGGATGAAGACATTTATATTCAGCTCAATTTTAAATCGTCTTACTCTTCCTATCAGTATGCAGCGGTACTCGAGCACAATCCCTTCATGCCGAAATCAACTGCATCGAATGAAAAAGATCAGCTGCTGGCTGAACAATTTTTAGAAAGAAGCATGTTGTATTTTCAAAGGGACCGACTGCTTAAGGAAATCGATGAAGCACTTGATAAGCATGATGAACAAGCATTTAAGAACTTAACAGAACAATTGAATCAATTAAAAGTACTTGGATAA
- a CDS encoding tetratricopeptide repeat protein, producing MNTVEQVIQHLKKGELTEALKHINRIKSSESAEDILLLAEEMLQLGFAEEAKDLFEHLLQLYPNEGELIVSLAEILIDMDQEDEAMLMLEKVSADDEVYPSALLLEADLYQLQGMDEVSERKLQQAKEMLPDEIIIDFALAELFFHQGRDQEAIANYIKVLEHEQEIAGVNVNQRLAEALSSSGKFEEALPHFEKALQDGLEINTLFEYAFTAFQAGLYETAVRKFIELKELDHEYHSLYLYLAKSYEHLEDLENALKTVKEGIKADEFNKELYFFGGKIALKSGLDEEAENLFKEALAIDPGYLEAALTLLKLYMHHERYEDVLECIGEVRRYGEDDPQFEWIAAVSYQQTEQFKESLTSYHKAYNSFKNNQDFLEDYGFFLIEEGDRATSREVFNKLLEMNPANDEYAMILERLGESTDDM from the coding sequence ATGAATACAGTGGAACAAGTTATACAGCATTTAAAAAAAGGGGAATTAACAGAAGCTCTTAAACATATAAATCGAATTAAATCATCAGAGTCAGCAGAGGACATATTGTTGCTGGCCGAAGAAATGCTCCAGCTTGGTTTTGCGGAGGAGGCAAAGGATCTTTTTGAACATCTGCTGCAACTCTATCCCAATGAAGGAGAATTGATTGTTTCGTTGGCGGAAATCCTTATTGATATGGACCAGGAAGATGAAGCGATGCTGATGCTTGAAAAAGTAAGTGCAGATGATGAAGTATATCCAAGTGCTTTGCTTTTGGAAGCAGACCTTTATCAATTACAGGGGATGGATGAGGTCAGCGAACGGAAATTACAGCAAGCCAAGGAAATGCTTCCAGATGAGATCATCATTGATTTTGCACTAGCTGAACTGTTCTTTCATCAAGGAAGGGATCAGGAAGCCATTGCAAATTACATAAAGGTTTTGGAACATGAACAAGAAATCGCTGGTGTTAATGTCAATCAGAGGCTTGCTGAAGCATTAAGCAGTTCAGGGAAGTTCGAGGAGGCCCTTCCGCACTTTGAAAAGGCCTTACAGGATGGACTTGAAATCAATACCCTATTTGAATATGCATTTACAGCTTTTCAGGCAGGCCTTTATGAGACAGCCGTACGAAAGTTTATTGAACTGAAAGAATTAGATCATGAATACCATTCTCTATATTTGTACCTGGCAAAGAGTTATGAACATCTTGAAGATCTGGAAAATGCCTTGAAAACGGTAAAAGAAGGAATCAAGGCTGATGAATTCAATAAGGAACTTTACTTCTTCGGTGGAAAAATAGCCTTGAAAAGCGGGCTTGATGAAGAGGCGGAAAATCTATTTAAAGAAGCACTTGCCATTGATCCGGGATACCTGGAAGCTGCACTCACCCTATTGAAACTGTATATGCACCACGAAAGGTATGAAGATGTATTGGAGTGTATTGGTGAAGTAAGGCGATATGGAGAGGATGATCCGCAGTTTGAATGGATAGCTGCTGTATCTTATCAGCAAACCGAGCAATTTAAAGAGTCATTAACCAGCTATCATAAAGCATATAATTCATTCAAGAACAATCAAGATTTCCTTGAAGATTATGGTTTCTTTTTAATTGAAGAAGGAGACAGAGCCACATCTAGAGAAGTATTTAATAAGCTGCTTGAGATGAACCCGGCGAATGATGAGTATGCAATGATTTTGGAGCGGCTAGGTGAAAGCACGGATGACATGTAG